A genomic window from Triticum urartu cultivar G1812 chromosome 7, Tu2.1, whole genome shotgun sequence includes:
- the LOC125525610 gene encoding disease resistance protein RGA5-like → MTDGGQDNELAALEKVLLDKSADPVDLPFSLLKAITGNFSEDNEIGSGGFGAVYKGVLPSGRTVAVKKLFEMYEILDKNFASEVTCLAGVRHKNTVRFLGYCSETQQVLMPYDGKRVLADVRHRLLCFEYMPKGCLADYLPDAACRFQWITRYQIIKGVCEGVHYLHKQRIIHMDLKPQNVLLDDNMLPRITDFGLSRRLSESKSRAITENKHGTMGYMAPEFINKGEITFKTDIYSLGVIIMEILMGHKDYSNVKEIVESWTNKFRTSESQTALEQVKVCAEIGIKCMNYDPKNRPATWFIISGILGDVEISNWSITSDVATSTEGQIGFASKLVDELKLMDDSAAASELQPSALEVEQEDGKVSLESKGKATTVIVATGVMSTLSAKLAKLMGDEYIKRKEVRKQASFLKKELSTINAVLEQLELMDELAPALKNWRDDVREISYDMENCIDDFMRQFGGEDAEASFVGEAAELHKRLCELHRIANQMEELRTLVVEANARRESYKIDDCKPSFVGVDPRLSAVYQEATSLVGIDGPRGEVANWLMDTQKKLKVVSVVGFGGLGKTTLSKQVYDKIRGHFKSVAFISVSQKPDMRVLLNRLQLKLGISVSSHDCGFEDIIEELRKYLADKRYLIVLDDLWDQSAWNTISLAFPENGNGSRIIVTTRVEDVASVACHNDHKCIYTMKPLNEQNSRMLFSNRVFGSEVVCPPYLKDVAAEILKKCGGLPLAIITIASLLATQVRSRKHWESIRKSLGAQSATNPSLKEMNNILNLSYTHLPLHLRACFLYLGMYPEDHIIWRDHLVRQWIAEGFVSSLHGSDLEDIGRSYFNELVNRSMIQPSKTEYGEVLSCTVHDMMLDLILIKCVEDNFLSVAYNSEDMARLMHGCKYNVRRLSLSSMAIGGATYEYDMAIAARLPQVRSFILFENPIPPFLWFKYLRVLIIVRGKDIVDLTAISQLFQLRCVMVRVDGKIELPTELGKLVYLETLDIQKCRLVKSIPSDIVHLPRLSYLGLPNCTDLPEGIENMKSLRTLQEFDLEKISLKYIMDLSELTNLRELSVRKEFSLGTQKVDALAFSIGKLRNLECLRIFGCHLESENLQVGSLSNPFQHMERLCMRTWWFCRVPKWMDGLHCLRVLELQVEETSTEEIHLLGELPSLVYLNFGAGKIPAERAILGTGLFLVLEYFYCSSRKDITAYLGFEAGAMPNLRILCLSVVHWGGTIPVGMEHLLHLEEIRLDGAFHDVVCAFKEASLVHPNRPSVSR, encoded by the exons ATGACGGATGGCGGCCAAGACAACGAACTTGCTGCTCTGGAGAAAGTGTTGCTCGACAAAAGTGCGGATCCTGTCGATCTGCCTTTCTCGCTTCTCAAGGCCATCACAGGGAACTTCTCTGAAGATAATGAAATCGGCAGCGGCGGGTTCGGAGCGGTTTACAAG GGCGTGCTTCCAAGTGGTCGCACCGTTGCCGTGAAGAAGCTCTTTGAGATGTACGAGATCCTGGACAAGAATTTCGCAAGCGAGGTCACCTGTCTTGCTGGGGTCCGGCACAAGAATACCGTGCGATTTCTCGGATACTGCTCCGAGACGCAGCAAGTACTGATGCCATATGACGGGAAGCGTGTCTTGGCTGATGTGCGGCATAGGCTGCTCTGCTTCGAGTACATGCCCAAAGGGTGCCTTGCTGACTATCTCCCTG ATGCAGCTTGTCGATTTCAGTGGATCACACGTTATCAAATAATCAAGGGGGTCTGTGAAGGCGTACATTATCTTCACAAGCAGCGTATTATTCACATGGACCTCAAACCTCAAAATGTACTATTGGATGACAACATGCTGCCCAGAATTACGGATTTCGGTCTATCAAGACGCTTAAGTGAAAGCAAGAGTCGGGCTATCACTGAAAACAAGCATGGGACGAT GGGATATATGGCACCAGAATTTATAAACAAGGGAGAAATCACCTTCAAGACAGACATATATAGTTTGGGAGTTATAATAATGGAGATCCTTATGGGACATAAGGACTACTCCAATGTTAAGGAG ATAGTTGAAAGTTGGACGAACAAGTTCAGGACATCAGAGAGCCAGACAGCACTGGAACAAGTAAAAGTATGTGCTGAGATAGGGATAAAATGCATGAACTATGACCCAAAGAATAGGCCTGCTACATGGTTTATCATTAGTGGAATACTGGGTGATGTGGAAATTTCAAACTGGTCTATTACAAGTGATGTAGCTACCTCGACAGAAGGGCAG ATAGGCTTTGCCTCCAAGTTGGTGGATGAATTGAAGTTGATGGATGATTCCGCTGCAGCATCCGAACTGCAGCCATCAGCGCTGGAGGTAGAGCAGGAGGATGGCAAAGTGAGCCTAGAGAGTAAGGGGAAGGCAACAACAGTGATTGTGGCAACTGGGGTGATGAGCACCCTCAGTGCCAAGCTTGCCAAGCTCATGGGCGACGAGTACATTAAGCGCAAAGAGGTGAGGAAGCAGGCGTCCTTCCTCAAGAAGGAGTTGAGCACCATAAACGCTGTCCTTGAGCAGCTGGAGCTCATGGATGAGCTCGCTCCAGCGCTAAAAAATTGGAGGGATGATGTCAGGGAGATCTCCTATGACATGGAGAATTGCATTGATGACTTCATGCGCCAATTTGGAGGTGAGGATGCTGAAGCAAGCTTCGTCGGCGAGGCTGCTGAACTTCACAAGAGGTTGTGCGAGCTTCATAGGATTGCCAACCAGATGGAAGAGCTCAGGACTCTTGTGGTAGAAGCAAATGCTCGACGTGAGAGCTACAAGATTGATGATTGCAAGCCTAGCTTTGTGGGTGTCGACCCTCGGCTGTCAGCGGTCTACCAGGAGGCAACTAGCCTTGTGGGCATTGACGGCCCAAGGGGGGAGGTTGCCAATTGGTTGATGGATACTCAGAAAAAACTCAAGGTTGTGTCTGTTGTTGGTTTTGGAGGTCTGGGTAAAACTACACTTTCCAAACAGGTGTATGATAAGATCAGGGGGCATTTCAAGAGTGTGGCATTCATTTCAGTTTCACAGAAGCCTGATATGAGAGTGCTTCTCAATCGCCTACAATTGAAACTTGGGATAAGTGTGTCTTCTCATGATTGCGGGTTTGAAGACATCATTGAAGAGCTAAGGAAGTATCTCGCAGATAAAAG GTACCTTATTGTACTTGATGACTTGTGGGATCAATCAGCATGGAATACTATTAGTCTTGCTTTTCCAGAAAATGGAAATGGGAGTAGAATAATAGTAACGACACGAGTGGAAGATGTGGCTAGTGTGGCCTGTCACAATGACCATAAGTGCATTTACACAATGAAGCCCCTCAATGAACAGAATTCAAGAATGTTATTCTCGAACAGAGTATTTGGGTCTGAAGTTGTTTGTCCACCCTATCTTAAAGACGTTGCGGCTGAAATTCTGAAGaagtgtggtggattgcctcttgcaATTATCACTATAGCTAGCCTATTAGCTACTCAAGTGAGGTCAAGGAAACACTGGGAGAGCATAAGGAAATCTCTGGGTGCCCAATCTGCCACAAATCCTTCATTGAAAGAGATGAATAACATATTAAACCTTAGCTACACGcatcttcctcttcatctccgGGCATGTTTTCTGTACCTTGGTATGTATCCTGAGGACCACATTATATGGCGGGATCATCTGGTTAGACAATGGATAGCTGAAGGCTTCGTCAGCAGTTTGCATGGGTCAGATTTGGAGGATATTGGCAGGAGTTATTTCAATGAGCTCGTCAATAGAAGTATGATTCAGCCATCAAAAACTGAGTATGGAGAGGTGTTGTCTTGCACAGTACATGACATGATGCTTGATTTGATCCTAATCAAGTGTGTAGAAGACAATTTTCTAAGTGTGGCGTACAATTCTGAGGACATGGCAAGACTGATGCATGGCTGCAAGTACAATGTTCGCAGATTATCCCTGAGCTCCATGGCTATTGGTGGAGCAACATATGAGTATGATATGGCTATTGCTGCTAGACTGCCACAAGTTCGGTCATTTATATTGTTTGAGAATCCCATACCACCTTTTTTGTGGTTCAAGTATCTCAGGGTGCTCATCATTGTTAGGGGAAAGGATATAGTTGACCTCACTGCTATTAGCCAACTGTTTCAGCTGAGGTGTGTGATGGTTAGAGTCGATGGGAAAATAGAGCTCCCTACTGAACTTGGTAAGCTTGTTTACTTGGAGACACTGGACATACAGAAATGCAGGCTGGTAAAGAGCATCCCTTCAGATATAGTTCATTTGCCCCGCCTGTCCTATCTGGGTCTTCCAAATTGTACAGACCTGCCGGAAGGTATCGAGAATATGAAATCACTGCGCACTCTGCAAGAGTTTGACCTGGAAAAGATCTCCCTGAAGTATATTATGGATCTCAGCGAGCTGACCAATCTGAGGGAACTGAGTGTGAGAAAAGAGTTCAGTTTGGGGACGCAAAAAGTTGATGCTTTGGCCTTCTCTATTGGAAAGCTCCGTAACCTCGAATGTCTGCGCATCTTTGGTTGCCATCTTGAGAGTGAGAACCTGCAGGTGGGCTCATTATCCAATCCTTTTCAACATATGGAGCGACTTTGCATGAGAACATGGTGGTTCTGCAGAGTTCCGAAATGGATGGATGGTCTCCATTGTCTGCGCGTCCTTGAGCTGCAGGTTGAGGAGACGTCAACTGAGGAGATTCATCTTCTTGGAGAGCTTCCCTCCCTCGTCTACCTCAACTTTGGAGCGGGTAAAATCCCTGCTGAAAGAGCTATAT